The Heteronotia binoei isolate CCM8104 ecotype False Entrance Well chromosome 11, APGP_CSIRO_Hbin_v1, whole genome shotgun sequence genome includes the window ATGACATTTTGAGTTGGGCTGCCACTAAGCATTTTGCAATTTCTAATTAACTCAACTACACTgaagtccaggaacaccttagagacaaacaaaattttcaaggtataagcttttgagagtcaacgtTCCCTTCCTCAGGTATCCAGGTTACTATCCCTGCTCGGCCTGAAACTCACCACGGGACCTTGTGCCAGTTGCTTTTCTATGCTTCTAGATGTTCCTTTTGTCTATAGATTCTATTGCAATTTATTGATGATTGAGTTTTAACAATAAAGGTTGTGAtgatgaccttgtgccagtcagtCAGCCTACCTCCTAGGGTTGACCTTCTGAAGACACCGTGGGAGAAGGGTGAGAACCATGCATGCCACTCTGAATTCCTTAGAGTAAGAAAAAGTaccaaataaataatatataaaaaGTTGCCCCTGACCTACTTTAACTCTGATCCAAACTGGGTCTTCATGTGGCTGTTATTGTCTTTTAAAAACTGGGGAGAACTGTTCATGGAACTTCGAGCATCACATCCATGTTGAGTCTCAGGGGGAGACAACTGCTAGCCACATCTGACTCACGAGAATCTACCAACATTGAGTGCAGTTAAAACCTGGCTGTAGTTTCGTTTGACTCCCCAAAAGCTCATATGCCAAAAATCATGTTAGTCTCAGGTGCTTCTggccttgaatctagctgttctacagcAGACCCATATGGCTGCCCTCTGCAACAAATTTAACACCAAAGTAGAAAGCACACTTTGTGGTGATACAAAACTGGAGGTTGAGCAAAACATTCAGAACAGACTAGAAAACAGGgatgaaaagaaaacaaacaccGAAAGGGATAATGCAAGGGTTGCAGGGCTGATTCACAATTGCATGTTCAGCAACTGGTTCCAGCATCAAGTGGCTACCGACAGGATTTTCACGTCACATGAGATCACTTCGAGCAAAAATTGTTTCAACCTTGGAatgctctctgtgtgtgtctgtgtgtgtgtgtgtgtatatatgagaAAGCCACTGAATGATGAGAACAGATTGATAAATGGGGGAGGAGCTGTACCTCAGGGGCAGAACCCATGCTTTTCAAGCAAAAGCTCTATAGTTCAGTCCTGAGCACGGACTTTAAATATCCTTTCTCCCCTGAGCACAAGGGCCATCATCCATTTAAGGACAATCATTTCAGTTGCAATCAATTAATGAAATCTTCATAATTTGCATACAAATGAAACAACTGCTTTTGAAACAAaggcattttttgttgttgttccttgCAGATAAAAGCACAAATCTTTCAGTGCAAGCACTGTGTTAGAAGAAAAATCTGCTTCCTCTGTCACAATGAGCACCTGGTCTCTAACTTGGTGGTGGAGCTCCAACCTGGTGTCCTGAAGACCCCAGCTTCAATCCCAGATTATCTCCTGATAACAGGACCTCTGGTAACTAGGCTGGGAAAGTCCTAACATTTTGGACAGCCACTGCCAACTTAGAGCAACAATCCTGAATTAGGTCTGGCACAGTACTAACTAGTTTCCTAAGATACTACCTGCCACTGGCAGTTACAGTATGGACTtgcattaaaattaattaataattcATTTTATACTGGCATTACTGATCTATTTGGTTCTCATGCTATTCTTCCTGTAAGGAGGCTGGATTGGCACACAGTGGTCCCTTCATCCCATTTTATCCTGCACAATAATTCTTTGGCATAGAGCAACCAGCCCAAGTAAGTATCATGGCAGAGTTGTTTATTTGTTCAGctatttataccccattcttATTGCAAGCTACTTAAAATTACTTCtagcattgttctcctctcccatGTTCACAACAACCCTAGAAGGTTGGCTAGAGAGACAGAGTGACTGCCCCAGAtcacccagcaatcttccatagcagagtatggatttgaaacttggggggtccaAGTgaaacactctaaccactagatCGAAATCTGAGCCTCCCTGGTTCTAACATAGAATTCTAAGCACTACATCACACCTTTTGTTATCACTGCTAACATCTTACCGGAAACACCTAAAATTGCATTGCTGGGTGAAGCTTTTAAAAACATTGGACTGAGTCAGCCTGGACAATTCTTCATTGTAGCAGAATCGGCATCACTGAGTTTTTGAAAGAGCAAAAAGATGTCAAAACACTTCAAGCAATGAGCTCTGGCTGTAATGGAAaccgccaccccccacccccccaaatcatGTTTAGTTAAGAGCATCTAAGACTTCAGATTGAAACTTTCCCAACCGTGCTTCTTTGTTGTTGTGCTGGAGCACACATGGAGGGACAAATGCATTTGAAAACTCAGCAAATGATGGGGGTGcatggggaaaaaaaacctttggCTTGTTAAAATTAAGAAGGTGCTTAAAGGGATGTGAAAAATATTGCCAACATCAGAGTTGCACTTaggaaaatgttggaaggtttgCTGAATCTACCATCGAGGAGGATCAtgcttctaatttttttaaaaatggatggaGATTTTTAATTGGATCCATGTGCAGCCCTGCAAGAGTACGTGCAACTCTGAGCAAAGTGCCTGGCCAGGGGCTCTGCTTCTTCCCTGTGCCACTGCCCCCTGCTCTTTAACAGATGACAAAGCAGTGCTGCGCAGCCAGAGTCTCCTACCTTGTTGGGTTGCAAGCAGCAGGACACGCACGCCTCGTACACACTGCAGCAGCCATTGGGCAGGCATGAGTCACAGCTGTACAGCTTTGTACTGGGGGCATCGACATTGCAACAGCCGTTCACCAGCACATGCCTCCTCTCACAGATGTAGCCTGCAAAGGGAAACAGGTTAGGAGTGCGGGACTGAGCAACAGCACGTGTGCTCAGAAACACTAGAACTAAGGTGCAAAGCAGATGTTGCTATGCCATCAAGCACAGTTTAGGTCAGAGATTCCCCCACCCAACTCTGATGTTTGCACAGCCCAGCGCAACATCAAGGAAGCAATGTTCCCAAGTGCACCAGGGCCTGAATTGACACTGCACCACAGCATTCCAGGAGGAGTGGTGGCACTGAGTCAAATTTGGCCCTAGCATGCTTTTGGGAACTTCAGTTCCCTCACTGTCATGCTTGGCTATGCAAAGATTAGAGTTGGGGCAGGGGTCGAAAGGATCAtctagttatcaaagatttcaggttttcacagctggtaacatcattagggtttgtagaatctttcgggctcaagcgccgtgttctactggagaaagttttccttccagacgtttcgttctcagctgcggagaacatcctcagtggcgttgcaaccggagcaggcgctctgaccttcttggctgctgtgcattgagtgcacagcagccaagaaggtcagagcgcctgctatggctgcaacgccactgaggatgttctccgcagctgagaatgaaacgtctggaaggaaaactttctccagtagaacacggcgcttgagcccgaaagattctacaaaccctaatgatcatctagttcaagggtggccaaactggggctcaggagccacatgtattCATATGTATTTCATACGtattgcatggctctcaaagcccccaccagcctgtcagctggcttgaagaaggcattcgtctctttaaaccacttcaagcaacccagcagcttggaaaacCAGCAGCTAAGGAAGCTAAGGAAAACCACCATcataaaaagcaaacatagcattagcacttttactaatttaaattaattaatttttaaaactcaattagaattttaattaaaatgttcatgtttaaatgtaattttatttatttctgtataactaagatgaattatgctgttagccgccctgagcctgctccggcggggagggcgggatacaaataaaattttgttgttgttgttgttgagaatGCTTTCTTCCCatgtctccctccctcatctatttgcctgcctgcctccctccctcctccctccctgtcttgcagctctcaaacatctgatgttcatgtcttctcaaacatctgacatttatgctatgtggctcttatgttaagcaagtttggccacacctgatcTAGTTGGAACTGCTGGATAGCAACTTTCTACTGGATGGGCAAAACAAAATTCTTTTTGTGTAATTAACACATTAACTCTCCCAACCTGACAGATTAATGCATTTGGAACTTTGCATATTGTTCTGGTCACCCTGTCTAAAAAATAATCTCCTACAGGTGGAACTGGAGAGGCAAAGGGCTACTGAAATGATGTAGGGGCTCGAGCACCTCCCAGGGTGCCCAGACTGAGGATATAATACACCTAACATTTGAAGCCCTAATCCCTGACTGGCTATTGTTATTCAGTAGTGAGGGAAACACACTGTGCACATGTTCAGGGAAACATCTGGCTTCATTATTACCGTACTTTCCTGAGCTGCAGGACTGAGCCCCAGTACAAATGAAACCCTACAATGCCAACTTAGCATGCATGATGATTGCAGCTTAGTTTTGCTGCACCAGAAGCAAACCCCAAGTACAACACAAAAAGCATGCATAGGATTCAAGCCTCAGTGATACTACCGGGCAGCCACAAAGTGGGATAATCCATGATCTCCTGCAGCTACCTCGGAAAAGAGACTTACCCAGGTCATCTGTAATGAGAAGCTTCCCTTGGATGGAATTCCTGCATTGGTTACTTGGCTGGCTGCTGTTCCCTGAATGGAACTGCACTTTCCAAGCAATGGGGCGGTCTTCGGTCTGCACCTGGAGGAGATTCCGATCTCGGACCGCTCTCTCTTCCTGAAACAGAACAGAGCGGTGAGGGATGGAAACTATATTCCTGCTCTCCTGACGATACATCAACTCACATCAGGAAAACGTTCATATGACTGATCCACGCATTATCACACAGAAGATATTGTTAAGGGACTGAATTAAGAACTAGGAGGCCCCTGATTTGTATCTCTCTTAGGTAAGCAACTCACTCTAAGCCTCAGCCTCCCACTTGCAATAATGAGGATAAGCCTATTGGCCTACGTTACAGAGTTGCTGTAAGGAGTAGGACAAGATAATACATGTGAAGCATATTGAACACTCAAAAACATAGTAAAAATGTTGAGAGAGTATTGTTTAGAAAGAGCAGGGCATAACTTTTGTGGGTAAATGAAATGTGGATATATATGTtaaaacaggggagggacggtggctcagtggtagagcatctgcttgggaagcagaaggtcccaggttcaatccctggcacctccaaaaaagggtccaggcaaataggtgtgaaaaacctcagcttgagaccctggagagccactgccagtctgagaagacaatactgactttgatggaccgagggtctgattcagtataaggcagcttcatatgttcatatgttcaagggaaGTGGGTGATTTTTCAATCATAGCAGTGTCTTAATCAGAATGAATTCTTAGTGCACATGCATCTAAAGGTGAGCAACATGTATGCATTACACCTTGACACAATGCTGCATTTCAGACTTAGCTATACAAAAGTGCAAGAAATCACCCGCAGTGGGGTGGGTGTGCTCCAAACCATCAGAATTGTAGTAAATAAAGAGGGAGTGTTTTCAGGGTTTTATCTGCAAAGATCCAAACAACCACACAACAAGGCCAGCTACACCTACAATTTAGTTCGGCAAATTGTGCGAGTGTGGGGAGTGGGAAAATCCAGacttgcaggaaaaaaaatccaaactgtTAAAAATGAGGGAGTGGACCCCCAAAGTGTTAAAGGTGATATCTGTGTATGCAAAAGGACAGCGTCTACTATATCCGGtggggaggcgggatataaatgaaataaaaataaaataaataaatatcagctCAATTGTGTCCAACACGGAGGAAGTGTTTCTTGCTGCCTGCACTAGGAGGAGAACGAGATAAAAGTtaggggcagtggggggggggaggaaacagagGGGGTTGGGGGAGATGAGATTTCCTTTCCCCCATGAATTCCCATGGATCCCATTTGTTTGAAGATGGTCCTAATAATGATCTTGAAACATCCTTCCTAAGCCAGGGGAAGGCGAAGGGCTGGGAAAATCTGGGTGAATCAGCTGGGTGGAAATTGGAACATTACCACTTTTGCAGTTGAGTCACCCTTCACCAGTGATTGAAATCCCCCCACATGCCACCATTCTAAAAACATTATTTAAATGgaagctgtcaagtcacagtcaagactcaaatggagaaaaataaatgctgttttttttacaaaaaaaaagttcaaatGGAGTGAATCaattttgggggagagggaggcatcTACTGTGTCCATACCGAATGTttaattttattcatttaaatatcCCATCTTTCCTTATGGAGTCACACAGCTTTTACAAATGAAAAAGTTCATAATTTAAACCAACAAAATCAAACCCCAAACAATTGGCTCTCCCCTACTGGATACCTGCAGCTTATACTGCCCTGGCAAACAAAATGTCCTTTCATgtagtaaagtgtgcggactcttatctgggagaaccggatttgattccccactcctccacttgcaactgctggaatagccttgggttagccatagctctcacaggagttgtccttgaaagggcagctgctgtgagagccctctcagccccaaccgcctcacagggtgtctggtggggggagggagaagatataggagattgtaagccattctgactctctgatccagagagaagggcggggtataaatctacagtcttctgctTCTTCCTTGCAACACCCCTTTTCCCAAACCTTCCTTTTGGCACTTAAAACCCTCCACCTTCTTGTCCTGTCCTTgtgaaataaaacaattatttgctCACCCACACCAGTTCTATCAAAAAACTTTTAACATACCAATATATCCATCCATATACTACAATACTATTATCTAGATATACTTATGCCTCACTCATGCTCTCAAGGGGTATTCAAGCATAGCTGACAACATTGTCCTCCTGATTTAAACCAGGGCTCTGTTCCAAAATGTTCTGGAATGCAGTTCTGTTGTTACCACTGCAAACACTTTAACGGAAACACCTAAAATTGCATTGTTGagtgaagtttttaaaaacactgcaCTGAGTCAGTCTGGATAATTTTTCATTGTAGCAAAAATCAGCATCATTGAGTTTCTGAAAGAGCAAAACGTCAAAGCACTTTAAGCAACTGAGATCTGGCTGTAATGGAATGCTTACTTAGGCAGAGTCCC containing:
- the SPRING1 gene encoding SREBP regulating gene protein, encoding MVQLFALVWRRLLRKRWVLGVVFGLSLIYFLSSTFKQEERAVRDRNLLQVQTEDRPIAWKVQFHSGNSSQPSNQCRNSIQGKLLITDDLGYICERRHVLVNGCCNVDAPSTKLYSCDSCLPNGCCSVYEACVSCCLQPNKQRLLERFLNRAAVAFRNLFMAVEDHFELCLAKCRTSSQSVQHENTYRDPIAKYCYGEYPPELLPV